The following proteins are co-located in the Accipiter gentilis chromosome 27, bAccGen1.1, whole genome shotgun sequence genome:
- the PDCD6 gene encoding programmed cell death protein 6 isoform X3 yields the protein MFDRENKGGVNFNEFTGVWKYISDWQNVFRTYDRDNSGMIDKNELKQALTGFGYRLSDQFYDILIRKFDRQGRGQVAFDDFIQCCVVLQRLTDVFRRYDTDQDGWIQVSYEQYLSMVFSIV from the exons ATGTTTGACAGAGAAAACAAAGGTGGTGTGAACTTCAATGAATTCACAGGAGTCTGGAAGTACATCTCAGACTGGCAGAATGTCTTTCGAACGTATGACAGAGACAATTCTGGAATGATTGACAAAAATGAACTAAAGCAAGCACTAACAGGTTTTG GTTACCGACTGTCTGATCAATTCTACGATATCCTTATTCGGAAATTTGACAGACAAGGAAGAGGACAAGTTGCTTTTGATGACTTTATTCAGTGCTGTGTTGTTTTACAG aGGTTGACTGATGTGTTCCGACGATACGATACTGATCAAGATGGCTGGATTCAGGTGTCCTACGAGCAGTACCTTTCCATGGTCTTCAGCATTGTATGA